The Aquila chrysaetos chrysaetos chromosome 21, bAquChr1.4, whole genome shotgun sequence DNA window TTTGGGAGGTCTGCCGTGCTTTTTAATGAATCCGTAAGAGCTCTGCGAATGGGGAGGTGCTGTACCATGCCTGGAAGATGCTGCGTGCTGCGGCTCTGCGAGACGTGAGCTctgggggacagggatggtTCCTCACGCCACGAGTAGGAAGGTACTCCTGGTACTCTGTGGGCTTCAGagcttgatttttcaaaagacatcACTCGCACCTTGACTTGTCCTTGCGTGTGTTAAGGGCAAAATTCAGTTCTGCATCCTGTTTTGTAAGGGATATTCGCCCTTAGCAAGAAAGGCGCTTTCCAAAGCCAAGACCTTGCGTGCTGCCGAGGCCAGCGTCACCAGTCCAGCGTCACCCATACTGCAGCTCATCATCAGCAAGAATGAAGCATGGTACACTCTTATACTGTTGATGCTCCTCTGCCGccttctgtctcctttccctGGGTTTTACCTCTCGTGTGCAGCTTGGGGGTCTCGGCACCACTGCTGCCCTCCATCCAGATGCCTCTATCATATAATTAAGCTAATGAGGTGGGAAGCTTTGCTGCTCTGGGTAGGTTGTGGTGGGAGGTGGGTGTTTCCAAAGGGCAGTTCGGTCCTTTTCCTGATAGTTCGGGTGGGTGGGATGGGTCTGGGCCCCTCTGCCCAGCGTTGCCACCCCTTCCCGTGCCAGACTCCGGGGTGGGAGGCGGTGAATTCAGGACTGGCTCCAGCGGCTGAGTCACTCTTCTGTTTGCCGAGCCTAAAAACGGAaacttgcttctctttttatacaccgcttaaaaaaaaaataagtaaaaaggCCACTGTTCTTGCTGAATTGGTTGTGAGCAAGGGTATCCTGCAGAGATCTTCATAATACAGGCAATTATGAAATTAATACCACTCTGGCAAGTCTGCAGGGCAGCTCTCCCCTCTACAGGCAATGCTGTGGACAATTAGTTTGTGCGTGAGGGTAGCTGGGAGCATGTGCGAGTGTGAGGCTGcatattttttacttatttaaagccttattttcattttccttgtgtGCATGTGCCATGCCTGCACGTATATGAACATGTACCTTGAGCTGCAAAATCTTAAATCGCTGCCTTCCTCTGTGcctgaaatacttcttttttgcAGATCTTTCCTATTTGATAATTTCATGGGCAATGATGGGCTGGTGTAATTGCCGTTCTTGAAAAATTCAGCTCCTTTTTATAGGTTCCTCTGGcacttttctcctgctgccGTTACTGTGGGTAGGCTGCTGGCTTCCTACCCCCACCATTAGTGTTTCTAGACAAAACATCTCTGTGATTCATTGGGTGCTGATAGAAGTGAAAACATAATGATTACTTAGAGGAAATGTAAATTTACATTTGCTAACGGCTTTAATTCACAGTTCTGAAATACTTATCTCCTTTCCTCCCAGGCCTTGTTCAGAGCTAATGCATGATTCTCCTGTGCCACCCTGAGACCCAGAGTAAAGGAATATAGTCCGCGTGCTCGTAGttttgcaggctgctgcagagaaaagcGGTGtttgttcctcctcctccttctctccctccccataaTCTTTATACTTCACTTCTTTAAGGAAGAAGTCATTTGTTCATCTAGATTTTGCCATACTTCTAATTTTGGATGAGGTGGAGCTGGAAGTTTAGTTTAATTGAAATGACTGAATGAAAAGAGGTCTTGTATGAACAAGTAGGACCCAGCCCTGGGTCTGTTTGCTTGGCAGGCGCTGCACTGAGGCCgttggggagaggagaggagaagcgGAGCAGACCTGCTCTGATAACCCTCTTGTGTGCTCGCCTCCTTGCAAGCGCCGCGACCGCAGCAGGGGAGGACCTGGCACGGGCAGCCGGGCTGCGCGTCGGGGCATGGAGGCAGTCATGCAGCCTCCATGGGACGCTGGGCGTCAGATCTTCTCCCTGAAGCTCCCAGGGAGCACGACAGCCTCCCTTGCTCCTCTCCTGCTCAAGGGCTCGCTGTTGCCCTTGTTTGCAGGGCcgggagggctgggagcagagaggagcgTTGCGGGAAGCCCATGGGTGCTGCTTCTCGGCTGCTGCCGTTGCCATCCGCGTCGCTGATGCGAAGCATCTGGGACCGATCTGGAGTAGATGCAAACATTTGATTCCCAGCGCTGCGTCGGTGAGCTTGCCAAATATTTCGGCCTTGTCTCTGCGAGCTGTGCTGCGGGAGCACCTCTCAGCAGGGAAGAGGTATTCCCATTTTGAGGGTGTTTCCAAGCATGCATGGTTGAGGCAGGAGAGGCTGTCACCAGGATGCTCACCCCTGTCCTTCTAATTGTGTCTCTAGGTGAGAAAGTTTGTTAAGAATCAGGATGAGTCACAgtattaaatgaacattttgcCTCTCTCGGAGCGATCTCCAAACAGATGCCTGCCTCCAACAAACAAGGCAGCAGGGGTATTTCTCTTGGAGGAACAATTTGCGGTATTAGCAAATCAAATTCTCAGTGGGCCACTCTTGATGGGAATTAACCTCACCTACTGGGAGCAAAGCACTCCCGGCGCCCGGCGTGGTGTAATTGAGTTTGACTTCTCGTAGAGACATGGTGGGCATGATTGATCGGTAGGGAGACCTTCTGCCGAAGGTTAAAATCCATCAGCAGCTTCAGAGCTGCGCAGGGAGGGTTTCTAAGAGCAGAGCAAGAAATGTGAGACTCGCACCGTTCACATTCCTGACCTTCCATCATTGTCTGTGACTTTGCTGTCAAATTATCCCGAGCGGAGACGTATTGTGAGCGGCACGGGGCGAGGGAGGAGCGCAGGAGCCTGCCCGCGGCAGAGTTTCAGTTCACTGCTGGGAGCGGTGGCGGAGAAGGGGATGGGATCTCCGACCCGTGCATGGGGCCACCGTGTAGGGGCATCTTCCTCTGGTCGGATGAGCTGTGTGAGAGGAGTTGCcgtcaaaaaaaaaacccaaattactcagcttttaaaagaatgagTATGTGACTACTCCTTTATAAATGAGCTCTGTGGATTTTTATTCAGTGGCATGAGCAGTTTATGGGGAGGGTGGGAAGAACACTGATCGTCCTTGTGCTGCTCGCCAGTTCTGGTGATTGTGCATTGTTTCTGGTGCCGAAGCACCAACcctatgattatttttcttttttcagtagctcagtCCTTAATCCTTTGCATCATATGCAGAATCTCTGCTGCAGGGGTTTAGTTCatcttatttgcttttctgctggacGTGGTACATTTCTGGTCTGTCCCTTTGCCCCTGCCTCTTCAGAGGGaactttcctttcaaaatgtcCCTCTTCACGTGGAGCGTAACTTGGTTTCACACTGCCCTGTTAATGTACCACAAAGTCCATGGGCTGGGGAACAAAGTCCCCCAGAGTAGGAAACATGCcttatttcccttcctcccccatctCCACCCAAAGAGATGGAGACACTTGTATAAAATTGCCTCCCATTCACTGCACAAGTCTGTCTGCGACTCCAAACCATCCTAGCCAGGCTTGCCATCTGGATGAGCTTGACCTAGATACAAACTGGTATGCTTGAGCCAGCTTAAAGGGTAGCCTTAGTTTTGCTGGGTGAATGGGACTGCCCCAGTAGGTTCCCTGGAAATCATAGCTCTGCTTCCTCAGCCCTGTGCtaaagctgtgttttcctggGTTAGTTTGCCCCCGGGCACAGTCTGGGGGGGAGGTCGGGATGTtcccggggctgcagggctccCTTTGCGAAGGCTGTAGGTTTCTCACCCCCAGTAGCCTACAAAGCCCTTCTTGCTACAGCCTCATTTCTcagcagaaatgggaaaaggtCACTCAGTCCCTCACCTACTGATCCATACACTAATGGATGTAGTGGTGAGTGGATGTTTAGCTTTCAgctcccctctccagctcctTACCTCATAGCTCCATCAAGCCAGGCTCAGGTTTCCAGGCTGAAGGCATGGCAGCTGCCAGCGTCTGACCTCCAGCCTTCCTCTACCTCAACAAGCAATTAACCAGCGTGGCAGCCTCTGTCCTGGGGCAGGGATCAATACTCCTCGGCCTTGGCACCAGCGGGAGTTTTAACCCGAAGGGGCTCAGACATGCCGAGCTGAAGCCAGCCCTAGTTGTGCTTGTCATGGAAATGGTTCCCATTTGGACCCCCCAGCAGTTGCTTAGAGCCTCTCCATCGGGGTTAAGGTGCCCTGGGAGCACGTATACAAGAGTTAAAGCCGCCGGACAAGAGTTTCCTGGTGAGCCCTTTGCCGCCGGCACACAGCCTGCTGCTCTCAGGCCCTTAGGATGGATGCTCAGCTGCTGATGGTGCGTTTTGCCAGGCctcttggggcaggggggttgTGGCACGGCAGAGGAGGAGCGAGGGGAGCTGCCAGCCTTCCCCACGCGCTCCGTCCACAGGTTTGGCCATAACCCTTTCTCTCTGCGTCGCCTgggttgctgctgctttgcagtccTGCTTTGCACAGCCGGGGCAGTTGGGTTGGGATGAGCTGTACTCTTACTTGGGGAGGTTCTGACCCATTTTGATGCTAAAGCAAAGTCCCCCCTTCCTCACCTCatttcagcagagcagctctgcacgCGATGAGCCTCCTGAGCACCGTGGCGTGGGTAGCTGCGTATCCCTTCCCTGGCAGCTTCTCCGGGCTCTGAAGTCTCTGGCTTTACTCAGTGCTGTCATCCCCTGGGGTTTCACACCTCCTCACTTTgacttcaatttatttttttctctttaatgttgCTTTTAGAAGCTTGCTACaaggatgcttttaaaaaaaatcattagattGGAAAAAAGGGTTCTCATTCAGCCCCTGTGCTGGGcagaggtggggaaggggctggcacAGATGCGCTACGTGACCACAGAATTATCCTTCAAAGTGAGCAGATGGCTCAGTCTCAATAAACCCCTCAGAGAAATTCACAGAGGTCTTTGAGGCTTCAGTTTGCTTCGTATTTTCTCCAGGTGCtgtgcaggaaggagagagggggCTGCTGTGGGCTGAGGAACCAGACAGCTGAAAGCAGGTCCGTCCACTGACAGCACGTGTTTCTTGGTCCCTCTCaaccaaaaacattttatcttAGCAAACGTCATGTCATATCAAAAATGTCAGGCGGGGGCTTGCGCTGTCCCCCCAAGCCAGCATGCGTTGCTCCCGTGTGGGGGGTCTGTGGGATGCTGACGTGAGGTAGCAGCGCTtgtgcaggaggaagaggataGAGCATCTTCATGACCGTGTAGGTCATCAAAGTGCCCTGGGACCGGCCACGGGGCATTGGCGTGGCAGCACCACGGCCCCAGAGATGGTGCCCGTGCTGGGTCAGTTGGAGGGAGCTGCAGTTCCAGCCCATGGGTGAAACGTGGCATTCCTGGCACTGCAGTGATGCCAGGACGGTGTGGCAGCTGGCGTGCCAGGAGGATGCAGCTGGAGGGCTGGCATGGCTGCGGCTGTGGGGAGGCCGAGCACAtctctcctctctccatccctggCTTCCAGCACATCAGCCTGCCTGTCTGTGCcactttcctgttttccttgtCCCACCCATGGGCAGAAGCGTCAAAGCACCAAGAAAGCCCAGCTTTCACACCCTGGCAGACGATGCGAGCCATTAGCTGGGCGTTTGTCTGAGGGGAGCTTCTGACCTTTCCTGAGCAACTCTGCAGTAATGGATCATGCACAAATAATTCACGGCTCCCGAAACCACTCTGGCTTCAACCTTGCAGTGATGTGATAAGCAGAGTGGGTGGTGCAGCATGGGGAACAAACTCAACCTCGTGGGACTGTTGGGTCCTCGCGTTCCTCAGGGAATAGCTGTGTGCAGGGAGGTACCAAGAGCAAGTGACTGTCACGCCATCTCGCATTCCTGATGGCTCCAGGGTCAACCTACTTTTTGAGTTGCTCACGAGCACCTTTTGTTCTCTGCTTCATAGGCATCCAGCTCAACTTTATTAGAAAATCTGTGTTTCTGATGAGTGCAGCTCTTTAAGTCAGAGGGATGATTCACAGTAAAGTTTGAGCTCTACCTGCAAATGTGTTGTCTCGGGCTCTGAAGCACAAGCTTCAAGGAATGGGCAAGAGCTCAACACCCCCTTGTTAAGACAGCAGAAAGAACAAGCTGTTACGTACAGagctaaaaataattgaaaagctTTGAGTCTTCCTCCCAGTTGCAGCAGAAGGATGCGCTAAGCGCTGATGGCCGAATCCGTCTCTGGCACGGCTCTGACTTGACGATACATTAAAGCTTTTGTGACTTTTTGAAGCTCAGTTCAGATAAACGCAGAGCAGCGTGGCTGCTTTTCCGGAGCTGCCGTGATTTCTAACATGCTTGAGAGTGGCTTGGGGCAAACCCAAAAGCTGGTGTTCCCAAAAGGGATGGTGCCTTTTTCAGTAGAATTTTAACAGGGAAACTTAAGAAGGGCAGAAACGCACAAAATAGCTGATATTGGCCCAGCAGCTGACAAAGCATCTCTCTGTAAGCCGTGGCTTGAAAGCAGGATTCATCTGGTAAATAACGACATGGTATAAATAACAGCACCGAGCCTGTTTGCAGGGAGCTGTGCTCAGGCCGGGTAGGATATGGGCTCGGTCTGGGGCATCCCATAAGCATCCCTGCCGATGGCCTGGCTTCCTGAGCGTGGGGTGCTGGAGGGAGCCCAGACACCTCCACGCTCACTGCAGAGTCCAGTGAGCATCCTTACTCAGCCTCCTCTCCCCGGTCTCCCTCGACTGCAGCGTTTTCCTCTGATGGGCACTGATGGAGATATCTCACCGGATGAGGCCGCTGGCCACCTGGGGTGATGGGGATCCGTTATGACACAGTTTCTTCTGCCAACATACAagtttttattcattcttttgtttttacaacAGCAGCCAAGGGAGGCACTTTGTCACTGCCTGTGACCAAAGAGCACAGAGGGAGAGTGGCTGAAGAGTTTGAGCTATGATAAAATGCTCGCTGTATCGATCTTGGCTCAGGATTTGTTTCCCTTCTTGCATTAACTCCCCATTGATTGCCGTGATGACCTTAGAGCATACAGTTTTGTTGGCCTTCTCCCTTAGCCGGCAGCACCCCCGTGCCTGCACCTCGCCCCCCCCCGAGCCTTGCTGAACTGTTGATGGGCCAGGTTGTACAAGGTGCTCTGGGGTAAGCagagctttgcttttgcctCCTCTGTCATCAGAGGTTTGACGGCTATATGTTAGTTGCTATAGTTAGCGTAGAGGTTAGTGCTATATGGCACTAACTTGTTATTGCTTGAGGGTCAGGTCATTATTTTAGTGCAAATAAACTAGATCCAAGGGTGAGGAGTCCTGGCAGGAATTAAAGAAGGGGCTTGGTTTTGCCCCGGAGATGCTCCGTTTCCCCATGTCGGGGACCCCCACAAGGCTGTGTCGTTGCTGTATCAAAGGAGGCCTGGTGTACCAGGGTCAGCTCAGGTCCGTCGGGGTGGCTGGTTGGGGTGACGGTGCTCATGGAAAGCCCTTTGCCCTGCTGGGTTCTCCAGCGCTGCCAGAGACTTGCTGAGATGACAGAGAGTGAAACTCTTCCCATCTTTGCAAGGGACAATGTGAGGTTGGTGGCTGCCGCTCCGGGTGCGCGATGTGAAAGTCAGCTTCATCCTTGCTCCCTCTTAACTCTAGCTTTCACGGTAAAATCATTTAATGACCCTGTTTTGGAGAAAAGTACCTTCCTCGGGGTCGTGGCAGGGGCTTTGGCCTCCTTCACCTGTGTGAACCTGTGGCCAAAGCCCTCGGAGCCAGGGAGCAGCACCGGCGTGAGTGGTGTGGGGATGGCAATAGTGCTGATTGCGGTGTCCCGGCTCTCCGAGTGTCGGGTGCCGTTGTGTCTGGCCGCTGATGCTGTACTGGGCTCCTTGGCCTTATTTGGTTTTGCAAGTTTATTGTACTTTCTacttatttaattatttatgagCTTGGATGCTCTAAATGGGAAGAGGAATGGTGGCTCTCCCAGTTCCCTTTCCCCTGTGCTGTTAGATGCTTTTGGTGCTTGTGATTCACTTTTCAGTCCACCCAGAGACAATTTGCTGTAAAACATTGACATCTAGTGGCTTTTCTGACGAAGGAAATGATAGGGAACAAAAGATTGGCCAGTCGTGATGCCACTAGGGAAAGCAAATGAATGTCCCTTCTCCTCCTTACGCAGCGCCAAGGACATGGCGATCACACCCTGGGGGCTCGGGGCTCCCGGGCACACACTCCTCGGTGTCCTCGTCCTGGAGGAGTGGCCTTCCCTGGCAGGACAATTTGCTTATTGAGCTACTTTAATGCCATTTACTTAAGCAGATGGCTGGTATCCTGACAGCGTACCTCCGGCATCATCACTGAGGCCGTGGTCATATTAAAGGAGGTGCGAAGAGCTTGGTGTGTATGGCTTCGGGCTGCCGACGGTGGACAACATGGTGTTTGATGGTGGATGTTAATGTGCGAGTGATCTCTTAATAATATATGTAAGGTTGAGCTTGCAGCATTTCCAGCTGGCAGCCTGACGGAGttccctgcagcagcatgtCCCCCGTGCGTGCCACTGTCCTGTTGCTCCAAACCAAAGCCAGCACCTCccttggaaatgttttctcttacaGAATGGTGTAATGCATCCTTTGACTTCTGTTACTCACTTATCTCTCCTCTCTCATCATTGCAGTCCTGTATCAGGTGAAGGCAGGAGGATAAAATGAGATTTGCATGGGCTTTTCTGAGATCCTCATTTCAGTGCAAGTGGGTTGGGGCTTCTGGGCACATCCCATCTATCTGGCCTGCGAAAGGAAACGTCTTCCTCATAGGTGTAACGCTGCTCGGAGGCTCGCGCAGCTGAGACCCACGGCTGCTCATCGGGAAAAGTAGCACGAGCAGCTTTTTGCAGCCTACATAAACTTGTCAGTGCAGCTCTGTTGTACAAGGAAACTAGAAAAGCCAGTGCCACCCGTGCCCTGCTTGGGTTGGGGCTTACATCCTGGGAGATATTTTGATTATTCTCCCGAGGTCTGGGGAGAGCATCAGTTGAGGCACCCAGCAGGAGCACGTTGCCACGTGGGCAGCCCAGCACCGAGGGCAATCTTGGGTTCCCTTCCGTCTCTGTAGAGGCAAAACCCATTAAGCAGAGACAGACGTGTGCAGGTAGATACAGCCCTTCCCGCTCTCCCCGGGGAGTTTGTTCAGCCATCCTTCACCCTGCAGAGGTGAGCACGCAGAGGAGCGCTCTGCGGCAGGGCTCCTGAAAGCCTCTTAGTGCATCTCCAAGTTTCTATTGATTTTGAACGTTAATGCGCAGTGTGCTGGAGGCACTCGGGACTAAACgctctgccttcctctccccttgGCAGGAATTTCTACTACATCACCATCCTGCGTGACCCCGTCTCCCGCTACCTGAGCGAATGGCGCCACGTCCAGCGAGGAGCCACGTGGAAGGCGTCCCTGCACGTCTGCGACGGCCGGTCCCCGACCACCGAGGAGCTGCCCAGCTGCTACACGGGGGACGACTGGTCGGGCTGTTCCCTGCAGGAGTTCATGGATTGCCCCTACAACCTCGCCAACAACCGCCAGGTCCGCATGCTCTCCGACCTCAGCCTGGTGGGATGCTACAACCTGTCGGTCATGCCCGAGGAGCAGAGAAATAAGGTTCTGCTGGACAGTGCCAAGGAGAACCTGAAGCGCATGGCCTTCTTCGGCCTGACTGAGTTTCAGCGTAAGACTCAGTATCTCTTTGAGAAGACTTTCAACATGAACTTCATCTCGCCGTTCACGCAGTACAATAGCACAAGGGCCTCCAGCGTGGAGATAGACGAGCAGACTCAGCAGCGCATCGAGGCCCTCAATTTTTTAGACATGGAATTGTACGATTATGCAAAAGACCTGTTTTTGCAGCGGTACCAGTACATGCGGCAGAAGGAGCACCAGGAAGCGCGGCGGAAACGCCAGGAGCAGCGCAAGATCCTGAGGGCGAAGCAAGCGCGCCTGAGAGAGCAGGGCGAGAACAGCTCCAGCACTGACTACATAGGGAACGTGGAGCGGTGGCGGCGGTAGTGCGGGGGGACTCGCCGGACACCAAAAACGAAGCAGAACCCAATCCAACCCGCAAATCGGAGACGCCGGAGCAGTCCAAACAAATCACGCTTCTCAAGGGTTTGAAGCAAAAAGAGGTTAAAATGTTGCCTTTGCAGTTGCCTTTGCAGTAAATGTTGTACTGTACGTGGAACACTTAATCTTAGCGTGTAATTAAATTGTCCTTTTTAGGTTTGTTGGATTATTTATGAAATACGGGAGCCAAGTAGGCTCATCGGAAATGGTTGCTTGGAcgtttatttaaaagaaaagggaaaaaaaaaaaaaatccgtaaATTAGTTATGAGTACAAAATGGGATGCTGGAAAATGTTTATGATGCTCGGCTGAAATCTATCTGGGAAGCAAACTCATTTCCTAATAATGAGCATTTAGCATAGTCTCACAATACAGTGTATGAGCAAAAccttttccctttgattttatcttaattttattttaattatacgTTTTCAAGGGCACCAACTGCTTATGGTATTTACCAAGTTAATGAACGGACGATGAAGGGAACAATAAAGGTCTAGAAAAAATATTGACTAGTTTTATGTATAATATTGGCTTTTAAAAGGAATAGAAGTAATTTCTCtagttatataaatatttaaaattttaaactttttctacCTACTGCTGTTTAGAGTTTTAAGCTTGGTCTatctcatattaaaaaaaaagaaaaaaaaaaaagacatacgTACTTTTCTGATCTCAATGCCAACGTTATAGACACTGTTTCCAGAATTTTTCAGGGCAGTATGATTTTAACCATTCTGGAAAAGTTACAGCACATCTTCATGTTTCATAAAGCCTTTTCCAAATTATAGTCCTGTGACAGTGTCTAATTTTAAGTCTTTCTTACCCATTAGAATACATAATGCTGAATTTATCATTCCTTAATAATTGGTGGTATAAACTAGATGAAATTATGTTGCGGATATTTGTGTAGTGtctttaaaaagtcataaaacTCTCTAATCCCAGCAATATTACGAAGAGATTGCTCAATGGAAGAAGTAGATTTACACTTGAATTAGGATTTACTTCCAGTAAATCTTTGCTACACCAGATAAGaacagggttgttttttttttctatgctcTTGAGCCCTTCTTAGCGATGACGGATGAGCGATGACTAAAAATGACAGAAACCAATTTTACCATAGCCATAGTTACACAGGATGAGAAGGTTGCACGGTGCACGGGGATGCAGCAGCCCGCTCCTGAGCAGGCTCTGCTGGGGCGCAGGGTgcggagctggagctggagctggagctggaccGGGCTCACCCACAGCCCTTCGGCTTCACCGAGACTgacagggagaggagatggggcAGGGGGTGCGAGGGGCTCCTATAAATctctatgcaaaaaaaaaaaaaaaataaataaaataaaaaacctctgCAAGGCTTGGGCTAGACATTCAGCAAGTTCAGAAATTTTGTACGTAGCCTGCAACGCTCCCGAGCTTGGCCCTAAGTGGCGATCTCAGTGCAGATGCGCGGTGATGGAGGGACCCGAAAAGGGCGCTCTTTGTCCCGAGGTACACAACGCTTACAAGGCTCACTTGCACTATTGCCTTTCACCTGTAATATTCTATACACCGAGAGGGCAGGGGGGCATAAAACAAGGCAGAAGGCTTTAAAACCATCTTATGTCTCCACGCCTAAGTTATCTGAAAGTTGTTTTACATCTGATGTTGTATTGCAACCCCGGGGGGCAGCAATCCTGCCGGGAGCAAGCggagagcaaagcagcagcaaaccaATACCCTGCATTAGCAGCTTGGAAAAGAGAATAACTTCATgtacagcaattttttttttttaaatgagaactgCAGTTACCAATATGATGTCTCagttgtattttggtttttacgGGGGAAAATAATTCGCTGTTAAAACTGAAAGGCACTGCTGTAAACAGGACTTAACTGTGGGCAAGCTGGAGGGCCTGTTGCAGAAggtgcattttgtttttatgctGTGGTGTGCATGGTTTACAGAGACtagttgcattttctttgtgtatACTGTTTATTGTATATAGGGGATGTACGAATATAAGGATACCATTTTGTCATAACCATATCAAATTCTACTGATTTCCACTGTAGACGCTGTCTTATTGTGTAGATTTACAGGCCGATCCACTGACTTTGATTGTGTAATTTAACAATAGAActgataaataaaatttaactaCAGTCTTCTGATTTTCATGTGATTATTTCTTCATCTGACAACGTGTTGGGAATTGCGCAGTTCAGAATGAACGGTAATTTTGACATGAATGAAATAGCAGTTGACAGGCAAGTATATGAGTTTAAAATCATGGCTTTTCCGAAGTGTTTTTAAACTACAGCTTTCAAGGGCAAAGCCACTTTGGACTTTCTCTGGTTTAGGAGTTACTGCAGAGGTTTTGACTGCTTTTCTGAGCACTCCTCAGAAACACAAACTGTGGTTTCTGGTGATTTTAAATATGAGGTCTGCAGCATTAAGGGCTTTATTCTGTGTGCACATACATGTCTGTGTATGcgtatgattttttttttccttt harbors:
- the HS6ST2 gene encoding heparan-sulfate 6-O-sulfotransferase 2; translation: MEDRSHKVLLALVMLFLFAVIVLQYVCPGTECQLLRLRALSPAAAADPYRAEDETPARFVPRFNFSAGDLLRRVDFNIKGDDLIVFLHIQKTGGTTFGRHLVRNIQLEQPCECRAGQKKCTCHRPGKRETWLFSRFSTGWSCGLHADWTELTNCVPSVVDSKKEVRLRPSRNFYYITILRDPVSRYLSEWRHVQRGATWKASLHVCDGRSPTTEELPSCYTGDDWSGCSLQEFMDCPYNLANNRQVRMLSDLSLVGCYNLSVMPEEQRNKVLLDSAKENLKRMAFFGLTEFQRKTQYLFEKTFNMNFISPFTQYNSTRASSVEIDEQTQQRIEALNFLDMELYDYAKDLFLQRYQYMRQKEHQEARRKRQEQRKILRAKQARLREQGENSSSTDYIGNVERWRR